In Pseudobacter ginsenosidimutans, the following are encoded in one genomic region:
- a CDS encoding DUF5074 domain-containing protein, giving the protein MKTLLPILLLVVLLNACRKEDAIIPPTLNKVTEGTNGIVKGFFLLNEANMGSNKSSLDYFDYETGVYWKNIFATRNPTVTKELGDVGNDIQIYGNKIYAVINVSNLVEVLDLGTATHIGTISVPNCRYITFHEGYAYVSSYAGPVKIDPNARLGYVARIDTATLQVKDTCVVGYQPEEMVVRNNKLYVANSGGYRVPKYDSTVSVIDLNTFKEISKIEVAINLHRMKKDNHGNIYVTSRGNYFKIPSRTFIINASDEVSELPELPASNLTILGDTAYVYSTEWNYTTGKNTISYAQVNTTTHEIVSRNFIKDGTESKIKIPYGIAVNPETREIYVTDAGNYVTPGRIYCFSPEGIRKWDTQTGDIPAHFVFTYKRLSGL; this is encoded by the coding sequence ATGAAAACCCTGTTGCCCATCTTACTGCTTGTTGTGCTGCTGAATGCCTGCCGTAAGGAAGATGCCATCATCCCTCCTACTCTCAACAAGGTAACAGAAGGCACCAATGGTATTGTGAAAGGCTTCTTCCTGCTGAATGAAGCCAATATGGGCAGCAATAAATCATCCCTGGATTATTTCGATTATGAAACAGGAGTGTACTGGAAGAATATCTTCGCCACCCGCAATCCCACTGTTACAAAGGAACTCGGTGATGTAGGAAACGATATCCAGATCTATGGCAACAAAATATATGCTGTGATCAATGTGAGTAACCTGGTGGAAGTGTTGGACCTGGGCACAGCCACACATATCGGTACTATTTCGGTTCCCAATTGCCGATATATTACTTTCCACGAAGGATACGCCTATGTGAGCTCTTATGCCGGCCCTGTCAAGATCGATCCCAATGCACGCCTGGGTTATGTGGCACGCATAGATACAGCCACACTCCAGGTGAAAGACACCTGTGTAGTGGGCTACCAGCCGGAAGAAATGGTGGTCCGCAACAACAAACTCTACGTGGCCAATTCAGGCGGTTACCGCGTTCCGAAATATGACAGCACTGTTTCCGTGATCGATCTAAATACTTTCAAAGAAATATCGAAGATCGAGGTGGCCATCAATCTCCACCGCATGAAAAAAGATAATCATGGAAATATCTATGTGACCAGCCGCGGTAACTATTTCAAAATACCTTCCCGTACCTTCATCATCAACGCATCCGATGAAGTTTCCGAACTACCGGAACTCCCTGCCAGCAATCTGACCATCCTCGGGGACACTGCCTATGTATACAGCACTGAATGGAATTATACCACCGGCAAGAATACTATCAGCTATGCTCAAGTGAATACTACCACCCATGAGATCGTATCCCGTAATTTCATCAAAGACGGTACTGAATCAAAGATCAAAATTCCCTACGGCATTGCCGTTAACCCGGAGACACGCGAGATCTATGTAACCGATGCAGGCAATTATGTTACCCCCGGCCGCATTTATTGCTTCTCGCCAGAGGGCATACGAAAATGGGATACCCAAACAGGCGATATCCCAGCCCACTTCGTGTTCACTTACAAACGTTTGAGCGGACTGTAG
- a CDS encoding KUP/HAK/KT family potassium transporter yields MSSTSTVLFHKRVTAAGVLIAAGIVFGDIGTSPLYTLNAVFHGRVITEEVALGALSAIFWTLFFQTTLKYVIITLQADNKGEGGIFSLYALIRRYWGHWLLIPAMAGGAFLIADGIITPPISVASAIEGLQKFNPHLNTVPIIIAILVGLFLFQQFGTERIGKIFGPVMSVWFTFIGVLGIMAMTQYPSVLKALNPYYAYVMLREVPGGFWLLGSIFLCTTGAEALYSDMGHVGRNNIRISWIYIKVMLILAYAGQTAWLLNHVGETTGEVSPFFHIVPDSIYIPAVIIATMATIIASQALISGCFTLINEAIRLDIWPRHRVLFPGNMKGQLYIPFINWFLMAGCIGMVLYFKESTKMEAAFGLSVTLTMLMSTVLINFYLHAKRVPFIWVVLITGIFLAIETAFLVANMQKIHEGGWITLIIGAGLFLIMFIWHRGRAIKRKLVKLVPVDDYVDLLKRLSTDEHIPKYATNLVYLTASGSSRKIEKTAIDSILRRAPKRADVYWFVHINVLDEPYAMRYHVHTIVKNDVYFVEFNLGFRIDPRIDFYFRQVVEDLAKNNEVDVSERYEKNYQDSQIGDFRFLVLDSFLSFENDMPFFKSFVMKSYFNLKLLSVKEAVNFGLDPSNVTVEKYPVVVTPVQMPRLIRE; encoded by the coding sequence ATGAGCTCAACATCAACGGTTTTATTTCATAAGCGCGTAACGGCAGCCGGCGTATTGATTGCTGCCGGCATTGTTTTTGGCGACATCGGCACATCGCCGCTTTATACACTGAATGCCGTCTTTCACGGCAGGGTGATCACGGAAGAAGTAGCGCTGGGCGCACTCTCCGCCATTTTCTGGACCCTCTTCTTTCAAACCACGCTCAAGTATGTGATCATCACCCTGCAGGCCGATAACAAGGGTGAAGGTGGTATCTTCTCGCTCTATGCATTGATCCGTCGTTACTGGGGCCACTGGCTGCTGATCCCTGCAATGGCAGGCGGCGCCTTTCTCATTGCAGACGGCATCATCACTCCTCCCATCTCTGTTGCTTCCGCAATAGAGGGTTTGCAGAAATTCAACCCGCATCTCAATACTGTTCCTATCATCATCGCCATACTGGTTGGGCTATTCCTGTTCCAGCAATTCGGAACAGAAAGGATCGGTAAGATCTTTGGTCCGGTGATGTCTGTCTGGTTCACATTTATCGGAGTGCTCGGCATCATGGCCATGACGCAATACCCCAGTGTTCTGAAAGCACTCAATCCTTATTATGCCTATGTAATGTTGCGTGAAGTGCCCGGCGGTTTCTGGCTGCTCGGCAGCATCTTCCTTTGTACAACCGGAGCCGAAGCGCTGTACAGCGATATGGGCCATGTAGGCCGCAACAATATCCGCATCAGCTGGATCTATATCAAGGTAATGCTGATCCTCGCTTATGCCGGACAAACAGCCTGGCTGCTGAACCATGTAGGTGAAACCACCGGAGAGGTCAGTCCATTTTTCCATATTGTTCCCGACTCCATTTACATACCAGCCGTGATCATCGCCACCATGGCTACCATTATTGCCAGCCAGGCGTTGATCAGTGGTTGCTTCACGTTGATCAATGAAGCCATACGCCTCGATATCTGGCCGCGGCATCGTGTATTGTTCCCCGGTAATATGAAAGGACAATTGTATATTCCTTTTATCAACTGGTTCCTCATGGCCGGTTGTATCGGCATGGTGCTGTACTTCAAGGAATCCACCAAAATGGAAGCTGCATTTGGGCTTAGCGTTACGCTCACCATGCTGATGAGTACCGTGCTGATCAATTTCTACCTGCACGCCAAACGAGTACCCTTTATCTGGGTGGTGCTGATCACCGGTATTTTCCTGGCCATCGAAACTGCCTTCCTCGTTGCCAATATGCAGAAGATCCACGAAGGCGGCTGGATCACCCTGATCATCGGCGCGGGACTATTCCTCATCATGTTCATCTGGCATCGCGGCCGCGCCATCAAACGCAAGCTGGTGAAACTGGTGCCCGTGGATGATTATGTAGACCTGCTCAAACGGCTTAGCACAGACGAACATATTCCCAAATACGCCACCAACCTGGTTTACCTTACTGCCAGCGGCAGTTCGAGAAAAATAGAAAAAACGGCCATCGACTCCATTCTGAGAAGAGCGCCCAAGCGGGCAGACGTTTACTGGTTCGTGCACATCAATGTGCTGGACGAACCCTATGCCATGCGCTATCATGTGCATACCATCGTGAAGAATGATGTTTACTTCGTGGAATTCAACCTCGGCTTCCGCATCGATCCCCGTATCGATTTCTATTTCAGGCAGGTGGTGGAAGACCTCGCAAAGAACAATGAGGTAGATGTATCAGAACGGTATGAAAAGAATTACCAGGACAGCCAGATCGGTGATTTCCGTTTCCTGGTGCTGGATTCCTTCCTGAGTTTCGAGAACGATATGCCTTTCTTCAAATCCTTTGTGATGAAGAGTTATTTTAACCTGAAACTGCTGAGCGTGAAAGAAGCCGTGAACTTCGGACTTGACCCAAGCAATGTAACAGTGGAGAAATATCCGGTGGTGGTTACACCGGTGCAGATGCCGAGACTGATCAGGGAGTAA
- the ung gene encoding uracil-DNA glycosylase: MDVKIDESWKVALKNEFTKTYFLEIATFLRTEKMTGKTIYPPGGQIFNAFNLTHFDNVKVVILGQDPYHGAGQAHGLCFSVAPGIKPPPSLVNIFKEMHSDLGLPIPNHGTLTKWAEQGVLLLNASLTVRAGEPMSHAKIGWAQFTNSVIKKISDEKKNVVFLLWGKFAQEKQELIDVTRHHLILKAAHPSPFSADSGFFGCKHFSKTNQFLVQNGIDPIDWAL; the protein is encoded by the coding sequence ATGGATGTAAAAATCGATGAAAGCTGGAAGGTTGCACTGAAGAACGAGTTCACCAAGACCTATTTCCTGGAGATCGCTACTTTTCTGCGAACGGAAAAGATGACGGGTAAGACCATCTATCCTCCGGGCGGCCAGATCTTCAATGCTTTCAATCTGACTCATTTCGATAATGTGAAAGTGGTGATCCTGGGGCAGGACCCTTATCACGGTGCAGGACAAGCGCACGGACTTTGCTTTTCCGTTGCGCCGGGTATCAAGCCTCCTCCTTCCCTCGTGAATATTTTCAAGGAAATGCATTCAGACCTGGGTCTGCCCATTCCCAATCATGGCACGCTCACCAAATGGGCGGAGCAGGGCGTATTGCTGCTCAATGCCAGTCTCACAGTACGTGCAGGCGAACCGATGAGTCATGCCAAGATCGGCTGGGCGCAGTTCACCAATTCCGTGATCAAGAAAATATCGGATGAAAAAAAGAATGTCGTCTTCCTTCTCTGGGGTAAGTTTGCGCAGGAGAAGCAGGAATTGATTGATGTAACGCGTCATCATCTGATATTGAAAGCTGCGCATCCGTCGCCGTTTTCAGCAGATTCCGGTTTTTTCGGTTGTAAGCATTTTTCCAAAACCAACCAGTTCCTGGTGCAAAACGGTATCGACCCAATCGATTGGGCGCTTTGA